AATCCGACTCGGTTTCTAACAGCCGAGTTCGGGTTCCGCGATTATCGTGCCCGAGTCCTTGCAGGCTCGGGCAAACATCCGGCCTCACCACGTTACTCTGCTGGTGCGGGAACCAGTTGCACATCATCCAGTTCGAGTTTGCGCCCGTCCTCGGCACGCAATTCAAGCCGAGCACGTTTCCCCTTCTTGCGATCCACGAGCGCGAACTCGGACTCCCCGCACCCCCACTGCCCCAGCGCGACCAAAACGAGCAATAGTCCCCCGCCCTTCTCCGTGAGGACGTATTCCTTATACGCACTCCCGTCGGATGCGGGAACCATCACCAGCACCCCGTCAGCGACCAACTTCTTGAGCCGCACCGTGAGGATGTTCTTCGCGACGCCCAAGCTCGCTTGGAACTCCCCGAACCGCTTCTTCCCGATAAAGGCATCGCGCACGATCAGGAGCGCCCACCAGTCGCCCACCGTGTCCAGCGACCGCGCGATCGGGCACTCCTCCTTCGCGAAACTCGTTCGCTTCATAACGCCCCCTGCAATAGCCTTGAATCAAGTTGCAATGTGCAACCTCTCCATAACTGTACGCTCCGCAGTTGCAAATTGCAACTGTCAAAAGGGGTGGCCAAACGCCACCATTCAAGGCAGTCAGTTTGAGGCGGGCGCGGATCTTGTCGGTTGGGGTGCCGGCGGCTATATTCGTATTAATCGTGCTGTCTGCTTTGGAAACGAATTGGGGATTGGTGTAACGGTAGCACGAGTGACTCTGACTCACTTAGTCTAGGTTCGAATCCTAGATCCCCACCTCCCCCCGAAGGCCCGCCGTAGCAGACTGTTACGGCGGGCTTTTTGCGTTCCCCCTGTGATGTTAACTCGCGCGCCGTTCGCTTTCGCGCCCCCGAGATAGTTCGAGGCATTCCGATTTCTTCTTGAAGCTCATCTGAAGCGCGGGTACGCTCTCACACATCCGCCGATATCGCCCACCCACCAAAACCTCCCTCCACGGCCTCTCCCATGCTCCGGGTTCTTGGCCACTCATCGGCCGCGTGCGACGGCATGAGCCGACGCGACCTCCTGCGAGCCGGTTCGCTTGCCGCACTCCTGCCAGGGGTGGTAAGTTCCTCCGTCGCTGTGGCGAGAAGAACGAACGAGACTCCTGCCGCCACGAAGAAGAACCCGCGTGCGAAGGCGGTCATCCTGCTCGACCTCTTCGGCGGCCCGAGCCACATCGACACGTTCGACATGAAGCCGGACGCGCCGCCGGAGATCCGCGGGGAGTTCAAGTCGATCCCCACCGTGTTGCCGGGCGTGCGGGTCTGCGAACACTTGCCGCTCCTCGCTCGCCGACTCGATCAAATGGCAGTCGTAAGATCCGTGTCGCACAAGTACAACTCGCACAACCCTTACGGAGTGATGACCGGTTTCGACGGCGGTCACGACCAAACCGACTACTTCGCGCGCCCCACGAACCACCCCAGCGTACCGAGCGTGTGCCAATTCTTCGGCGTCGGGCGCGGGCACGATCTACCCGGCTACGTCATGCTCCCCGCGGCGCCCGGTTACACACAGGGGCTGCGCCGGGCCGGACCGTATGGCGGCTATCTCGGTCCCCGGTTCGATCCCGTATCCAGCACGGCCGACGCGCACGCGAGTGAATCGATCACCGAGAGCAAGGACTTCTACAGCCATACCATCATCCCGCTCGGCGAACCGCGGTTGCCCAAGATCGACGGCGGGATGACGCTCGATGCACTCAATACGCGCCGGTCGCTCGTGCAGCAACTCGACGCAAAAGCCGCACAACTCGATGCCCACCACGCGACCCGGCGCGACGCCGCGTTCGACCTGCTGCTTTCGCCCAAAGCGAAGACCGCGTTCGACCTGTCGCACGAGCCGCACAAGCTCCGCGATCGCTACGGCAACGACCTCTTCGGCCAGAGCGTGCTACTCGCGCGGCGACTGGTCGAAGCCGGCGTCACGTTCGTCACCATTCACACCGAAGCACGGCCCAACGGTCACTGGGACACGCACGAAAACAACTTCAACATGCTGAAGGGGTTGCTCCTCCCGTTCCTCGACCGTGCCCTCTCCGCACTGATCGACGACCTCCGGGAACGCGGGCTGCTCGACAGCACGCTCGTCGTAGTGACAGGTGACATGGGCCGCACGCCCCGTGTGAACGGCAAAGCGGGCCGCGACCACTGGCCACAGTGCGGGTTCTGCCTGTTCGCGGGCGGCGGAACGAAGCCCGGTGTGGTCCACGGCACCACGGACAAGATCGCCGCGTTCCCGGCCGACCACCCAGTTTCGGCCGGTGACCTCGTTTCGACCGTGTACGAACTGGTCGGCGTCGACCCCGAAAGCATGGTTCCCGACCACACCAACCGCCCCCAACACATCTCCCACGGCGGGAAACCGATCCGTGGCATTCTGAGGTAGTTTCGCGGGCCGAGGGTCGCAAGTCGTAAGGTCGAAGACCGCCACAGCTTGATGTCTTCGACCTTATGACTTGCGACTCGACCCGACTTGCGACTCCCCCCAGGAGATACCCATGCTGCGTTTCGGTGACTCGGCTCGACTCGGTCGGCGGGACTTTCTCCGCGTCGGGTCGCTCGCGCTCGGCGGGCTCTCGCTGGCGCAATGCGTTCCCACCGCACAGGCCGGCACGAAGCTCTCCGAGGCCGGTAAGCCGGTCACGGACAAATCGGTCGTGTTCCTCTTCCTCCACGGCGGGCCGAGCCAGTTCGAGACGTTCGACCCGAAGATGGGTGCGCCGGCCGAGATCCGCAGCGCGACCGGGGAGATCAAGACGCCGATTCCGGGTGTCACGTTCGGGAGCTCGTTCCCGAAACTCGCCCAGAGAGCCAACCGATTGTGCGTCGTGCGGTCGTTCGTACCCGGCGACGCGAACCACGACATCAAAACCATCGTCGGCAAGGACTCGTTCGGCGCGAACCTCGGCAGTGCCTTCGCGAGCGCCGCGGGCAGCAACAACCCCGCGACCGGAATGCCGCTCAACTGCGTACTGTTCCCGCGTGCGGTCGATCCCGCGGCGGGAGTAGAACAGAGCGGGTTCGGCAAGTTCAACGCGCACGGACCGTTCCCCGCGAGCACGGTCCCGTTCCAACCGGACGGTAACGGCTCGCTCAAGAGCGACATGAAACTCAACCTGCCGATGGACCGGCTCGACGACCGTCGCGCGTTGCTTACCGGCTTCGACCAGGTCAAAAAAGGGCTCGAAGTCGACGCACTGGACGCGGCCCGGCAGAAGGCGTTCAGCATCCTCCTTGGTGGCGTCGGAGAGGCGTTCGACATCGGCAAAGAAGACGTCAAAACGCTGGAAAAATATGACACCGCGCGTCTGTTCGACGTGACGAAGATCGACAAGAAGTGGAACAACCACCAGCACTACACCGACAACGCCAAATCGCTCGGCAAGCTCATGTTGCTCGCGCGCCGGCTGGTCGAGCGCGGGGCGGGCTTCGTCACGGTCACCACGAACTTCGTATGGGACATGCACGCGGACCAGAACAACGCCCATATGACCGAGGGCATGGGCTACATGGCCCCGTCGCTCGACCACGCGGTGAGTACGTTTCTCGACGACCTCCGCGCACGCGGACTGGAAGACAAGGTGCTGCTCGTGGTGTGCGGGGAGATGGGGCGCTCGCCGCGCCTCAACGCGAAGGGCGGGCGCGACCACTGGGGCAACCTGGGACCGCTGCTGCTCGCCGGCGGCGGATTGCCGGAGGGCGCGGTGATCGGCAAGTCGTCCGCGAACGGCGGCGACCCGAACTCGGAGCCAGTCGGCGTCCAGAACCTGATCGGCACCGTCATGCACACGCTGTTCGATGTGGGCAAACTCCGGGTCACACGCGGCGTCAGCCGGGAACTACTCGCGATGGCGGACTACACACCGATTCGCGGGTTAAACGGCTAGAAAGTCGGCACAACATACGCACAAAATTCGCACAGATACCTGGACTACTAAATCCGCGCCGCGTGTCGTTCGTGGTGGATGGCGCGATGCTAACATTGGCTAACATTCCCGGATTGGGGCATTCAAAACCGCGATTCTTCAGCGGATTTTGCCCGGCGCGGCTAACATTCGCGACCAACCGCTCGCCCTTATCCGACTCAATTCACTTCAAAAAAGCCAGATTACTGCAGCATCATACCAGTGAACAAAAGATCAAGTCAAGGGCGGCGGTTCGTATTTTTCACCTTCCCGAGCCACTCGATGGGAATCGGTAGCGCGAGCAGCTCCCGACGCGACAACGGCCGGCGCGCGGTCGCGTACACGTTCGCGCCGTAGAACCGCACGGCCTCTGCGTCAGGGCTGGTGTATCCCCAAATTTGGCGCTTGCGAATGACATCTCGAAGGCGCTGAGGGAGCGTAGGACCGGGGATCGGTGCCACGGTCACGAGTTCCCACTGACCGTTGAGGAACAGACACATCTGCGTCTTGTTCAGCACCACGCGACACGGCGGTTCCGGCTCGCGGCGCTTGCGCGGAACGTACCGACTCGCGCGAAGCAAACCCGATTTTGGGCAGACGTACCACTGGTGGTAGCGGTCGCTCGTGCGCAGGGACTGGCCGTAATTGCGGTAGTGCGGTTGACCGCGACACGGTTCGCCGTCGATCAAGATCACGTCCGTAACGACGTACTGGAAGAGGTGCGTGAGGATGTGCTTTTGAACGACGTTTCCGCGATCAACGAACTGGCAGATTTCCGAATAGATCTTGTTCCACGGGCGCCCGACGTTCGTTTCGAGGAACCGGCGGAGCGGGCCGAGGTGCTCGTTGAAGAATTTCCTCCCGTGTCCGTAACTGCTTTTGATGCCCTCACGCTGGGGCGGGTCGTCGCCCGCTTCTTCGTACTGTTTTAGCTGCTTGCGATAGCCCTTGCCGGGCCAACTCTCCGCGCGCCGGCGGCCGAGGCGCGGACGCTCGACCAGCACTTTTCCCATGTCCGCCCGCATGACGACTCCTGTTAAGGTCACAGGAGCGGACACCCTTCATCAACACGCGGTTCGCAAGAATTCACGCTCGTTCCACGCTGTGCCCGCTGGAAATGCGAGTCACGAAGCAGGGAACTCGACTCCGGAACCGCAGCGTAAGTGACAGCGCGGTATCGCTATCGGGCGTGATCGCGAACACCGTCGGCCCCCACGAACTCTGCCCCACCCCTCGCACGCCAGTCGCGCGCACGTCTTCGATCAGCGCCGCGATATCGAGTGAAGCGTACTCCCCGCCCTGGGCCGCGCTGAACGGCTCACCGGCTTTCCGATTGAACTCGTGAACCGCTTCGCCGAAGGCGTCGATGTCCTCACGCTGCGCGGCGGGCCAAAGTCCAGTTTCGGCCAACCGCCTCAGAGCCTCCGGATCGCCCGGAACCGCGGTCGCGAACGCCTGGCGCTCGCTGGCTCCGTGCCAGTGCCCGGCAACGGCCGGTGTGAACAGCACCACGCGCCATTCGCTCGGTAGCGGAAGCTGGCCGAACAATGGGGAGACGCCCTCTCCCGGCAGTTTGCCCCTATCGATGAGCAGCCCACCCTGATCGAAGCCGTGAACACCGATCGCGGACCGTTCCCCGCGCCCGATCCGCGCCGCGAGGTCCGTCGAGAGCAGCTCTTCGCCCTCTCCGGTTGCGACGGCCAGTGCCTTCGCAATCGCCAAACCGAGCTGCGTCCCCACGCCCAGCCCCGTATGTTCCGCCGGGCAACGTTCTACCAGCACTTGGAACGGCCGCCGACGTTCTTCGGGCAGCGCGAGCATGAATCGCATCGCGAAGATCTGCGCCCGGCTCGCGAGCGGGCCCTCGAACTGCCACGAATCCGCGGGCCGAACGGTCACGACCACGCCGGGCTGTTCGACCATCAGCCCCGCGCCGCCGAAGGCCCGCGAGCCGGCTTCTGATTCACCCGCGACTGGCACCCGAAACAACCCGAAGTGCAACCGGCTCGGCGCGACCACGCGAATCATCGACCCGCCTCCACTTCGCGCAACTTCGCTTCGAGCAGGTCCATTGCGGCGTGTTCGTCCGGTCCGCCCGTTTTGCCCACAATTACCCGGAGCTTCGCGAATTCGGCCGCGACTTCCGTGAGTGGGAGAAAGTGCAGTCGCGTCGCAAGAATCGCAGCCTCAACGACCGCGTGCTTCGCGCGGTTGAAGCCGAAGAAATCGCGCGTGCGCCCCGTGTGGACCACTTCGGCTTCGAGGGTCACGCGCTCGCTAGACGCATCGACCGATTTCACCACGAACTCGAAGTGCCGGCACGAATCGGCGAGCACGAACCCGCGCACGCGATCGGCCGGGCGCGTCGCGGGCACGGCGCCCACGGCCCCGATCGCGGCTCGAGCCAGAAGTAGCGCGTCGTCGGTCACGTGGAGCACGCCCTCGCGGTGGCGGAGCAAGTTCTGATACGTGTTGGACGTCGGAAACGGCCGGAGCGTGAACCGCGCGAAGTCCGGATCTACGCGCGGCCCCATTGGTGCGAGGTGCGGCGCGCCGGTCGCATCCAGTGTGGTTACAAGACCTTCGAGAATCATAGCAGCCCGGGCGAACGGCCGGCTGACACCGGCCGTTCGCCCGTTCCCTCCAGGCTTCGCAGTAATCCGGCAGCTTTATGCAGAGTTTCTTCGTACTCGCGTGCGGGGTCGCTGTCGGCCACGATTCCCCCACCCACGGGGAATTGCACCCACCCGCGGCCCGCGGTGAACGTCCGGATCAGGATATTCGTGTCCATCGCGCCGTCGAACCCGATCCACCCGAGGCTGCCGCAATACGGTCCGCGCGCGGTCGGTTCCAACTCCGCGATGATCTCCATTGCCCGCACTTTCGGCGCGCCCGTCACGCTCCCACCGGGAAATGTCGCTCGGAGCAAATCGAGCGGGTCGAGACCCGCGCGGAGCTTCCCGCGAACTTCCGAAACGAGGTGATGCACGAAACGGAACGTTTCCACTTCGCACACGCGCGGCACCTTCACCGATCCGAATTCGCAAACCCGGCCGATGTCGTTGCGGAGCAGGTCCACGATCATCACGTTTTCGGCCCGGTCTTTCGGGCTGGTGGAGAGATCGCGGATCAGGGCTGCGTCCTCTTCGGGCGTCTTCCCACGCGGGCGCGTGCCCTTGATCGGTCGCGTTTCGACTGCGCCGTCGGGGTGAACACGCAAGAAGCGTTCCGGCGACGCGCTGAGAATCTGGAACTCCCCCAGGTCGAAGTACCCCGCAAACGGGGCCGGATTGAGGGCACGGAGCCGGCTGTAGAGTTCGAGCGGGTGCTCGCGGAGCGGTGCGAGCAATCGCTGCGAGAGGTTCACCTGGAAGCAATCGCCCGCGTGGACATACTCCACCGCGCGCCGGACCGCGGCTTCGTAGCCGGCGCGGTCGAAGTTGCTCGTAACCCCGGGGAAACCGGGAAGCGGGTATTGAGCGCTGATTGATGAGGCCGGGAGAAATTGCGACCACGGGGAGCGAGCGCTCGTATCGGGTGCTCGACGCAGCAAATCTAAAAAAGCACGGAGCCGCTGATCTCGTCGGCCCCTTCGCTCCTCGCGGCGCCTCTCCGGGTGCCCCGTCGAAAGAAGCCACGCGCGATTCGATTCGTGATCGTAACTCACGCAACAGTCGTAAACACCCGCGGCGAAAACCGGGACGCAGAATTCATCCACACGCGGGTGCGGGATTCGGTCCTCAAAAACCCGGTTTAGCTCGTAACCGAACACCCCGGCAAGACCACACTGAAACGGTGGTAATTGCGGAATTGTCGTGAGCAGGTTCTCGCGCAGCGATCGCGCAAAGCCATCAAATGGAAGGCCGAGGCCGCACTTCACGCCATCGAGTGTTCGCCCGTCGGGTGAGTTCAACCACGTCCCCGGATCGGCACTCACATACGAGTACCGCCCGCGGTCGGCGTGCTTTTCGGCGGAGTCGAGGAACAGCAGGTGCGGGAGGTGCGATAGCTTGCGTGCGACGGCCCACGGGTCCGGAGGCGGAACGAGTTCGACCGCGAGCGGACCGCCCGGCGGCTTCGGCACGGGCACCGCGTCGAACTGGAGTGGGGGGCCGGAGTCCATGCAGTGAAGTATACAGCGCGCGTCCGGTGGCACCCCGCGAGTCCGCACCGCGTGCCAAGTGAACCGAAAGGGCCGGAATGTGCTTCTTGGCTGGCTCGGCGCCGCAACTCGCTTATACTGATCGGCGCCCACCATACCTCCCGGCGGGT
This region of Gemmata massiliana genomic DNA includes:
- a CDS encoding winged helix-turn-helix transcriptional regulator; this translates as MKRTSFAKEECPIARSLDTVGDWWALLIVRDAFIGKKRFGEFQASLGVAKNILTVRLKKLVADGVLVMVPASDGSAYKEYVLTEKGGGLLLVLVALGQWGCGESEFALVDRKKGKRARLELRAEDGRKLELDDVQLVPAPAE
- a CDS encoding DUF1501 domain-containing protein encodes the protein MLRVLGHSSAACDGMSRRDLLRAGSLAALLPGVVSSSVAVARRTNETPAATKKNPRAKAVILLDLFGGPSHIDTFDMKPDAPPEIRGEFKSIPTVLPGVRVCEHLPLLARRLDQMAVVRSVSHKYNSHNPYGVMTGFDGGHDQTDYFARPTNHPSVPSVCQFFGVGRGHDLPGYVMLPAAPGYTQGLRRAGPYGGYLGPRFDPVSSTADAHASESITESKDFYSHTIIPLGEPRLPKIDGGMTLDALNTRRSLVQQLDAKAAQLDAHHATRRDAAFDLLLSPKAKTAFDLSHEPHKLRDRYGNDLFGQSVLLARRLVEAGVTFVTIHTEARPNGHWDTHENNFNMLKGLLLPFLDRALSALIDDLRERGLLDSTLVVVTGDMGRTPRVNGKAGRDHWPQCGFCLFAGGGTKPGVVHGTTDKIAAFPADHPVSAGDLVSTVYELVGVDPESMVPDHTNRPQHISHGGKPIRGILR
- a CDS encoding DUF1501 domain-containing protein produces the protein MLRFGDSARLGRRDFLRVGSLALGGLSLAQCVPTAQAGTKLSEAGKPVTDKSVVFLFLHGGPSQFETFDPKMGAPAEIRSATGEIKTPIPGVTFGSSFPKLAQRANRLCVVRSFVPGDANHDIKTIVGKDSFGANLGSAFASAAGSNNPATGMPLNCVLFPRAVDPAAGVEQSGFGKFNAHGPFPASTVPFQPDGNGSLKSDMKLNLPMDRLDDRRALLTGFDQVKKGLEVDALDAARQKAFSILLGGVGEAFDIGKEDVKTLEKYDTARLFDVTKIDKKWNNHQHYTDNAKSLGKLMLLARRLVERGAGFVTVTTNFVWDMHADQNNAHMTEGMGYMAPSLDHAVSTFLDDLRARGLEDKVLLVVCGEMGRSPRLNAKGGRDHWGNLGPLLLAGGGLPEGAVIGKSSANGGDPNSEPVGVQNLIGTVMHTLFDVGKLRVTRGVSRELLAMADYTPIRGLNG
- a CDS encoding beta-RFAP synthase; translation: MIRVVAPSRLHFGLFRVPVAGESEAGSRAFGGAGLMVEQPGVVVTVRPADSWQFEGPLASRAQIFAMRFMLALPEERRRPFQVLVERCPAEHTGLGVGTQLGLAIAKALAVATGEGEELLSTDLAARIGRGERSAIGVHGFDQGGLLIDRGKLPGEGVSPLFGQLPLPSEWRVVLFTPAVAGHWHGASERQAFATAVPGDPEALRRLAETGLWPAAQREDIDAFGEAVHEFNRKAGEPFSAAQGGEYASLDIAALIEDVRATGVRGVGQSSWGPTVFAITPDSDTALSLTLRFRSRVPCFVTRISSGHSVERA
- a CDS encoding DUF447 domain-containing protein, whose amino-acid sequence is MILEGLVTTLDATGAPHLAPMGPRVDPDFARFTLRPFPTSNTYQNLLRHREGVLHVTDDALLLARAAIGAVGAVPATRPADRVRGFVLADSCRHFEFVVKSVDASSERVTLEAEVVHTGRTRDFFGFNRAKHAVVEAAILATRLHFLPLTEVAAEFAKLRVIVGKTGGPDEHAAMDLLEAKLREVEAGR
- the pabB gene encoding aminodeoxychorismate synthase component I, which codes for MDSGPPLQFDAVPVPKPPGGPLAVELVPPPDPWAVARKLSHLPHLLFLDSAEKHADRGRYSYVSADPGTWLNSPDGRTLDGVKCGLGLPFDGFARSLRENLLTTIPQLPPFQCGLAGVFGYELNRVFEDRIPHPRVDEFCVPVFAAGVYDCCVSYDHESNRAWLLSTGHPERRREERRGRRDQRLRAFLDLLRRAPDTSARSPWSQFLPASSISAQYPLPGFPGVTSNFDRAGYEAAVRRAVEYVHAGDCFQVNLSQRLLAPLREHPLELYSRLRALNPAPFAGYFDLGEFQILSASPERFLRVHPDGAVETRPIKGTRPRGKTPEEDAALIRDLSTSPKDRAENVMIVDLLRNDIGRVCEFGSVKVPRVCEVETFRFVHHLVSEVRGKLRAGLDPLDLLRATFPGGSVTGAPKVRAMEIIAELEPTARGPYCGSLGWIGFDGAMDTNILIRTFTAGRGWVQFPVGGGIVADSDPAREYEETLHKAAGLLRSLEGTGERPVSAGRSPGLL